TCCTCACAGCCTTAAAAAAAGTTGGTCTGTCTAAGAAGATCAAATTATCAAGCACACATTCCCTTGGTGTTCTGTCCCGATCATTCCCTCCCTCAGCAGGGGCTTTTAATAGCAGCCATGCGTCTTTCCTGAAACCGCTGTTGGAATACCTCGCTGAAAACCAGTCGCCCTTCATGGTTGATATTTATCCATACTATGCTTACAGAGATTCTCCAAGCAATGGCACTTTGGATTACGCTCTATTTGAGGCATCGTCAGAAGTTATTGATCCGAACACTGGTTTGCTATACACTAACATGCTCGATGCTCAGATTGACGCTATATATTATGCGCTGATGGCCCTGAATTTCAAAACAATCAAAGTCATGGTCACTGAGACAGGCTGGCCTTCGAAAGGATCGCCTAAAGAGACAGCTGCAACTCCTGATAATGCCCAAACTTACAATACCAATTTGATTCGCCATGTCATCAACGATACTGGTACTCCCGCAAAGCCTGGAGAGAGGCTGGATGTGTACATCTTCTCTTTGTTCAACGAAAATAGGAAGCCAGGGTTGGAATCTGAGAGGAATTGGGGGCTATTTTACCCGGACCAGACTAGCGTCTACAACCTGGATTTCACTGGAAAAGGTTCGGTGGATATGACTACAGGGACTAATGTTACCAGTTCAAatggaacaacaacaacaacaacatggTGCATTGCTTCGAGTAAGGCTTCTGAACTCGACTTGCAGAATGCCTTGGATTGGGCTTGTGGTCCTGGGAATGTGGACTGTAGAGCTATTCAGCCTAGCCAGCCTTGTTTCGAGCCAGATAATACAGTGGCTCACGCATCGTTCGCATTCAACACTTATTACCAGCAAAATGGGGCTACTGATATTGCTTGCAGTTTCGGAGGTACAGGGATCAAGGTCGATAAGAACCCAAGTACGTGTTCACGGATCCAAACCCTGCTGTTAAACCGGATTTCTTTAACAGGTCTCGCTGAAAACTAACTAATCTTCCTCCGCTTGTGCAGGCTATGACAACTGCATCTATATGACTACTGGGTAAGTTTTATACAAACAAAAACCCCACGAATTCAGTTTGTCAATTTTGCACTCCATATATACCaagcttttcttcttttgcaacTTTCGTACAGGAGCAACAAAACCGTATCAAGTAATACGACTGCAATATCTTCTACTTCCTCTTCCACGAGGAACGGAGTTCAAGCATGGATTTTTAGTTGCCTTCTGGTGACTTTGATGTCATTCCTTTCCGCGGAGACCAGATAATGGCGATTGGCGACTCTTGTGTTCCGGTGATTAGCGTAATGCAGGGAGCGGTGTTGGTTTGAAAGTTGTTGCCCCGTTTTCAAGGGAAAGAATTGTAATTGCTGAACATCAAACTGCTCCCTAAGTTTTGTATGATAGTATTTGTCTTCTGATGATGGGATGACGTGAATCGCATATTCTTGCAGAGGCTTAGTTTGAACTAAAGATGTTGCATCTTATGTTTGAACTTCACACCTCGGTTGGAGAGGACGAGTCGATGTAGCTACGATATACATCTGCAATGTGTCAAGGCAATACCAAAGTTTCATGCATACACTTCGGTATTGCCTCGACACGTTAACCGTGCCTGTAACTTATGCCACCACCACCTCAACTGAAGCCGGAGACTACACCGGAAACTAGTATCTTCAAATCATGCAAATCAATTTTCTATAAATcatgataaaaataaattttctatAAATCATGCAACTCAATTTGCAATACTGAAATTCATTGGGCAAGTACCTCGCTTGAAAATCATACAATACAAATCGTCAAAGAAGTACAAAGACAATAACACAAAGACCATAATCATCATTTCTCAAGCACCAAATATCGTTTCTGCACGAGGTTCCAAAGCTAGCAATACAGGTAGTTTTTCTTCTCACTGCAGCAAAACATTTTCGGCAGCCAGTCAGGATGAGTAGATGAAAACTTCTATAGAAATCAAGAAGATTTACCTAACCAAAAGCCTAAGAACTTGCCTAAACTAGGATGCACCATGGTCGTATTACCACTCTTAAGTTGTGAGTATTACCACCATGTTAAGCGTCattggatgagtttaaatttccaGATTTATGTGGCAAATATAGTAAATCAAACTCATCTAATGGTTATTAATGTGATGAGATGAAATGTTCACCGCTGCTTAAGGgcggtgagcaaaaatgcacatCCAAACAAGCACTGCATCtgcatatattttatattttccaaTGGAAGATCTTGATTGGCTTGTCGGCAAGTTTCTCTCAAGTAAAAGAACAAACAACATACCAAGGTAACTAGAGACCCTGCTCAACGAGATAATCCCCAAGCCTCTCAACAACCATGTTGCATTGGCCAGGAGTCATCGGCTCATCATATATGCCGATCAGCAAAGCCATAGTGCTCTTCTTGACAGTGACACCACCAGGGCCCTGCAATTAAAGTGACACAAACCCAGATCAAAAaccatgaaaacaaaaaatgaagggAAATACGAACAATTACTATAAACTTTCAATAAAAATAGCAATGGAGCAACAGGAACATCCAATAACGAATCACTTGTTATATACCCGGGTTACAATGTTGAGGATCACAAATTCTCATCTCCATACATGTTATGTAACCAGTTCAATTTGTGCGTATTTCCCGAAACCAAAATACATAGGCATGAATCATGCATGTGGTTTGTAAGTACTGGAAACGCATGGATCAAATTAAGCGATAAATAGTACCTTCTTTCCTCGAATCACAACTCCTGGTTCACCCTGGATCACCATGTATTTGGTCCCTCCAAGATACAGCCCGGTCGGAGCAAGTGAACCCGGTTCATTGAAGTCATTCATAATGCCAGTCACCTCCTCAGGCTTCAACTAATTGTCCCAAACAATAACAACCAAAACACTAATCAATCAATAATCAAGCACTAATCTTTATCAAATTACGGCATCCAGCGATGTGATTATATAAAAACCCAGATCAAAGATCGCACAAATCGATTTGTTTACCGGATCAAACTTTGACTTGCCCACGAAAAATCTAAGCTTTAAGCAAGATGGGATTATAAAAATTGacattttgatgtgttttataggaagagagtgaaaaaaATGATGGGTACCTGAGGGAAGGTGGCGCTCTGGGCCCAGACGCTGCCGTCGTGGCCGATGATGGCTGCGGCGGAGAGGTGGTTGCCTTCGATTTCGCACATCAGATGGTCGTCGACGTACGTTTGCCAAGACATGTTGTTGCTGTTTTTTGACGTTTCTCGTAGGTTTTTGTGTGTCTGGTGGGATTTGCTGCTGATCGGAGGTTTTGGGGTGTCTGCGGAGGAAATTCAGCCCTCGTTTCAACCCTCAGTCTTCTCTACTCACCAGCCAGCGCACCCAGtttttaaatactttttctttttccaaattttcttttatttttatttattttttgtccgAAGGGTGAATCTCTTTAAATTCTGaatatttttacctttttttcttataaaaatatTAAGGATGTATTAAATGATTTCCCCCCTTAAAAAACTAATTTAGGAGATATTATGTGTTCAATATAACTTGTAAATATAGTTGAAATTTGTGTGATTATTAAGGACTATATTACTTCTTTTATCCTTGATA
Above is a window of Malus sylvestris chromosome 15, drMalSylv7.2, whole genome shotgun sequence DNA encoding:
- the LOC126604212 gene encoding glucan endo-1,3-beta-glucosidase 13-like; translated protein: MGRGFFRLLFATSLLLILLDVCWGSTIGICYGRNADDLPTPDKAAQLVQLHNIKYVRIYDSNIQVLKAFANTGVELMVGVPNSDLLAFSQFQSNADTWLKNSILPYYPATKITYITVGAEVTESSSNFSAQVVPAMRNVLTALKKVGLSKKIKLSSTHSLGVLSRSFPPSAGAFNSSHASFLKPLLEYLAENQSPFMVDIYPYYAYRDSPSNGTLDYALFEASSEVIDPNTGLLYTNMLDAQIDAIYYALMALNFKTIKVMVTETGWPSKGSPKETAATPDNAQTYNTNLIRHVINDTGTPAKPGERLDVYIFSLFNENRKPGLESERNWGLFYPDQTSVYNLDFTGKGSVDMTTGTNVTSSNGTTTTTTWCIASSKASELDLQNALDWACGPGNVDCRAIQPSQPCFEPDNTVAHASFAFNTYYQQNGATDIACSFGGTGIKVDKNPSYDNCIYMTTGSNKTVSSNTTAISSTSSSTRNGVQAWIFSCLLVTLMSFLSAETR
- the LOC126604213 gene encoding profilin-2, giving the protein MSWQTYVDDHLMCEIEGNHLSAAAIIGHDGSVWAQSATFPQLKPEEVTGIMNDFNEPGSLAPTGLYLGGTKYMVIQGEPGVVIRGKKGPGGVTVKKSTMALLIGIYDEPMTPGQCNMVVERLGDYLVEQGL